Proteins from a genomic interval of Desulfurella sp.:
- a CDS encoding O-antigen ligase, which translates to MNIDTKKLSFQLLYISSLMFAVFVATSIAADSLAISIGLIGLIMLILTKQFRFERNDLPPALFSITYFWSSIFSINPIHSLSNFHYIWHFAPYWIVSRIKNNYKTIISVLAIFIIVSSVGVYFNAFFCIKPANIFSVAWSSLHFSLPNKACAPEGFSGFPSYIGAIMLVSTFFFGALGFYNKKKLYLLASLCALIATILTQERQDWLGLLIGMISIAFFVKNRKIWLIYLAGIVLVVGLAQTGFVKNRLHYTLHFTKDPDIVIRFAMIKASFDIFNKSSLTRKLTGYGPGFASKIVHDDTVKIYKQLANKYHIDPNANIATVIDNYYINILMSAGLIGLILILSAFFMLLRNNIKAIKYSSGEQKAILIGMSLGLIAFYVASAFDNLLGSAQVSIFLSFMLGINSLAISSCHSEDTKSGRRIS; encoded by the coding sequence ATGAATATTGATACTAAAAAACTGTCTTTTCAGTTGCTTTATATTAGCAGTTTAATGTTTGCTGTTTTTGTTGCTACATCTATTGCTGCGGATAGTTTGGCTATTAGTATTGGTCTAATCGGTTTAATAATGTTAATTTTAACCAAACAGTTTAGATTTGAAAGAAATGATTTACCTCCTGCTTTATTTTCTATTACTTATTTTTGGTCAAGTATTTTTTCTATAAATCCAATACATAGCCTTTCTAACTTTCACTATATATGGCATTTTGCTCCATACTGGATTGTTTCGCGAATAAAAAACAATTATAAAACCATTATCAGTGTATTAGCAATATTTATTATTGTAAGTTCAGTTGGCGTGTATTTTAATGCTTTTTTTTGTATCAAACCTGCAAATATTTTTAGTGTTGCCTGGTCAAGTTTGCATTTTAGCCTGCCAAATAAAGCATGTGCCCCTGAAGGGTTTAGTGGTTTTCCATCATATATTGGTGCAATAATGCTTGTTTCTACATTTTTTTTTGGGGCTCTTGGGTTTTATAATAAGAAAAAGCTTTATTTGCTGGCATCACTTTGTGCTTTGATTGCGACAATTTTAACTCAGGAACGCCAGGATTGGCTGGGGCTTTTGATTGGTATGATAAGTATTGCTTTTTTTGTAAAAAATAGAAAAATTTGGCTGATTTATCTTGCAGGTATTGTTTTAGTTGTTGGTTTAGCACAAACGGGTTTTGTGAAAAACAGACTCCACTATACACTGCATTTTACAAAAGATCCAGATATTGTAATTCGTTTTGCAATGATTAAAGCATCTTTTGATATATTTAATAAATCAAGTCTCACAAGAAAACTTACTGGTTATGGGCCTGGTTTTGCAAGCAAAATTGTCCACGATGATACAGTTAAAATTTATAAACAATTGGCCAATAAATATCATATAGACCCAAACGCCAATATTGCTACAGTAATTGACAATTATTATATAAATATTTTGATGAGCGCAGGTCTAATTGGCCTTATTTTAATTTTAAGTGCTTTTTTTATGCTTTTAAGAAACAATATAAAAGCCATAAAATACTCTAGTGGTGAGCAAAAGGCTATTTTAATTGGTATGAGTTTGGGTTTGATAGCATTTTATGTAGCAAGTGCGTTTGATAATTTATTGGGTAGCGCGCAAGTTAGCATATTTTTGTCTTTTATGTTAGGTATAAATAGCCTGGCTATTTCCTCTTGTCATTCTGAGGACACGAAAAGTGGCCGAAGAATCTCATAA